Part of the Fusobacterium sp. FSA-380-WT-3A genome is shown below.
TTTTTTAATTGCTAATGGACTACAAGAAAAGGCAATTGATGTAGAAAGTATAATTGTTAAATAAGTTTTTGGGAGAAATTTAACATAGATAAAATTGGAGCTGTTACATTCTATAAAAAATATTTTGTAACAGTTCTAATTTTTTAAAAAACATATTGACAATTATCGAAGTGTATTTTATAATTAATCTATAAAAGGAGGGGAATAATGAATAAATATGAAAAAAACTCTAAAATTTTTAAAGCTTTTTGTGACCCAAATAGACTTAAAATTATTCATCTTTTACAAAAAGGAGAGTTATGTGGTTGTAAATTATTAGAGCAATTAAATATTGGACAGCCTACTTTATCTCATCATATGAAAATTTTAATAGATTCTGGAATTGTTAAAGGTTTTAAAAATGGAAAGTGGATGTATTATTCTCTTGATGTAGATGGTTTTAAAAATGTAAAAAATATTTTAGAGGATATATTAAAAGATAGATAATTATATTATCTATTTTTTATCCAGAAATATATCGATATATTTAAATATATAATATTATTTTAAGGAGGAGATATGGGATTATTTGATAAATTATTTAAAAAAGATTGTGGTTGTTCTTGTGGTGCTGAGAAAATAGAAAAAGTTGATATAGAAAAAACTTCTTGTCAATGTGAATGTAAAAATTCTGATAAAAAAGTTTTAGTTAAAATTTTAGGTTCTGGCTGTAAAAATTGTAATACTTTGGAGGAAAATACTTTAGAAGCTCTAAAAGAACTAGGATTTGAATTTCAATTAGAACATGTGAGAGATTTTTCTGAGATTGCTAAATATGGAATAATGTCTACTCCAGGTCTATGGGTAGATGGAAAAATTGTTTCTTACGGAAAAGTTTTATCAAAAGAACAAATAAAAAATTTAATAGAAAAAAATTAGAAAATATTAAGACTGTTGTATTTTTATAATAATTAATTTTCGACAGTCTTTTTATAAAAATAATAAATCGATATTTATCAATATAAGGAGAGTATATGAGTTTTTTAATTAATATTTGGATTTTTATACAAAATCAAATTTTGAGTATGAAATGGTTAAATCAATTAGTAGAGATTATTTTAATAAAAATGGGATTAAATAAAAGTAGTCACTTATTTATTGGAATACATTTTTTCTTCTATGATGTAATAAAAATAGTGATTTTACTTTGTTCATTAATATTTCTTATCAGTTATATTCAAAGTTATTTCCCTCCAGAAAAAAGTAAAAAAATATTAGGAAGATTTCATGGATTAACAGCAAATATTATAGGAGCATTATTAGGAACTGTTACTCCTTTTTGTAGTTGTTCATCTATACCTTTGTTTATAGGTTTTACATCAGCAGGACTTCCAATAAGTGTTACATTTTCTTTTTTAATTTCATCACCTATGGTAGATTTAGGTTCTCTACTTTTATTGATGAGTATTTTTGGAAGTAAAGTTGCTCTTTTATAT
Proteins encoded:
- a CDS encoding metalloregulator ArsR/SmtB family transcription factor, which encodes MNKYEKNSKIFKAFCDPNRLKIIHLLQKGELCGCKLLEQLNIGQPTLSHHMKILIDSGIVKGFKNGKWMYYSLDVDGFKNVKNILEDILKDR
- a CDS encoding thioredoxin family protein, with amino-acid sequence MGLFDKLFKKDCGCSCGAEKIEKVDIEKTSCQCECKNSDKKVLVKILGSGCKNCNTLEENTLEALKELGFEFQLEHVRDFSEIAKYGIMSTPGLWVDGKIVSYGKVLSKEQIKNLIEKN